One segment of Streptosporangium brasiliense DNA contains the following:
- a CDS encoding SDR family oxidoreductase gives MGRLTDKTALVTGASRGIGRAVAERLAADGALVAVHYGKDAASAQETVERIERADGRAFPIGADLEAEGAVDALFTELEAGLAGRRLDILVNNAAAAPAGPIETDTAEQFDRLFAVNVKAPYFIIQRALPLLADRGRIISVSSAVTRIANPAQTSFAMTKGAVETMSRTLALALGERGITVNVVAPGATMTEANTSLFPPEAAAFLAGQAALGRVGRAEDVADAVALLASDDARWVTGQVLDASGGLHLGARVALAAPAVQEEELP, from the coding sequence ATGGGACGGCTGACAGACAAGACAGCACTGGTGACCGGGGCCTCACGCGGTATCGGACGGGCGGTCGCCGAGCGGCTCGCCGCCGACGGGGCCCTGGTCGCCGTCCACTACGGAAAGGACGCGGCGTCGGCACAGGAGACGGTCGAGCGGATCGAGCGGGCCGACGGGCGCGCATTCCCGATCGGCGCGGACCTGGAGGCCGAGGGAGCCGTCGATGCGCTGTTCACCGAGCTGGAGGCCGGCCTGGCCGGACGGCGCCTGGACATCCTGGTCAACAACGCCGCGGCCGCCCCGGCCGGTCCGATCGAGACCGACACGGCCGAGCAGTTCGACCGGCTCTTCGCGGTGAACGTCAAGGCGCCCTACTTCATCATCCAGCGCGCGCTCCCGCTGCTGGCCGACCGCGGACGCATCATCAGCGTCTCCTCGGCCGTCACCCGGATCGCCAACCCCGCGCAGACCTCCTTCGCCATGACCAAGGGCGCGGTGGAGACCATGAGCCGCACCCTCGCCCTGGCACTGGGCGAGCGCGGCATCACCGTGAACGTCGTCGCACCGGGCGCGACCATGACCGAGGCGAACACCTCGCTGTTCCCCCCGGAGGCGGCGGCGTTCCTCGCCGGGCAGGCGGCGCTGGGGCGAGTCGGCCGGGCCGAGGACGTGGCCGACGCGGTGGCGCTCCTCGCCTCCGACGATGCCCGCTGGGTGACCGGGCAGGTGCTGGACGCCAGCGGCGGGCTCCATCTCGGGGCTCGGGTGGCGCTTGCCGCGCCGGCCGTACAGGAGGAGGAACTGCCGTAG
- a CDS encoding molybdopterin-dependent oxidoreductase yields the protein MASTRSQKPSAKAGSPRRGAAATAIALLVALTPATAAAAAPTVVAGPSSIQQAVTGTASARAVTVKIRGHVDHPRSFTVARLRSLPQHTVHVRYETSHGPEKHTFTGPLLSEVLKPAKPRIDAGAKNAHLRLFVTATGSDGYRATVAWAELDAAFSGRKVLLAVAQDGSKLDKEGPRLVVPGDVKGGRYVSGVVRLYVGDPA from the coding sequence ATGGCATCCACGAGATCTCAGAAACCCTCCGCGAAGGCCGGTTCTCCGCGCCGCGGGGCGGCCGCGACCGCGATCGCCTTACTGGTCGCGCTCACGCCCGCCACCGCAGCCGCTGCCGCGCCCACCGTGGTTGCCGGCCCGTCTTCCATCCAGCAGGCCGTCACCGGCACCGCCTCCGCCAGGGCGGTCACCGTCAAGATCCGCGGGCACGTGGACCATCCGCGCTCCTTCACCGTCGCCCGGCTGCGCAGCCTGCCCCAGCACACCGTGCATGTGCGCTACGAGACCTCGCACGGCCCGGAAAAGCACACCTTCACCGGCCCGCTGCTGTCCGAGGTGTTGAAGCCGGCCAAACCCCGCATCGATGCCGGCGCCAAGAACGCGCACCTGCGGCTGTTCGTCACCGCCACCGGCTCCGACGGCTACCGCGCCACCGTGGCCTGGGCCGAGCTCGATGCGGCCTTCTCCGGTAGAAAGGTCCTGCTCGCCGTCGCCCAGGACGGCTCCAAGCTCGACAAGGAGGGACCACGCCTGGTGGTGCCCGGCGACGTCAAGGGCGGCCGCTACGTCAGCGGCGTGGTGCGCCTGTATGTAGGCGATCCGGCCTGA